One region of Coregonus clupeaformis isolate EN_2021a chromosome 31, ASM2061545v1, whole genome shotgun sequence genomic DNA includes:
- the LOC121547928 gene encoding BAG family molecular chaperone regulator 2-like translates to MAQAKIHQAKMTEAAKGKFSRSMSMADRSGRLLESLDQLEIRVEALRETATSMEQERECLLDMIQSIKNSEEMRSICDGEREELSLTANRLLGRTLTVEISVEIIRNATQEDALRKATSLIDELAAKLLDDMDGARKCLMALHAACVTEAPPVPIDTKFQTIVITCALEDQKKIKRRLETLIRNVDNAEKNIKIMDHQKVDDLNSANGK, encoded by the exons ATGGCTCAAGCGAAAATCCACCAGGCTAAAATGACTGAAGCCGCTAAAGGCAAATTCAGCAGATCAATGTCTATGGCAGATCGCTCCGGACGACTACTTGAAAGTTTGGACCAGCTGGAAATAAG GGTGGAGGCTTTACGCGAAACCGCAACTTCAATGGAACAGGAGAGAGAGTGCTTACTTGATATGATCCAGTCCATAAAGAATAGTGAAGAAATGCGCAGTATTTGTGACG gagagagagaggaactatcTTTAACTGCTAACCGTCTTCTGGGTAGGACGCTGACAGTTGAAATATCAGTGGAAATCATAAGAAATGCCACACAGGAGGATGCGTTACGCAAGGCTACCTCTTTGATTGATGAGCTTGCTGCAAAGTTGCTTGACGACATGGATGGTGCCAGAAAGTGCCTAATGGCACTGCACGCTGCCTGTGTGACCGAGGCACCACCGGTTCCTATCGATACAAAATTCCAGACGATCGTCATCACCTGCGCCCTAGAAGATCAGAAAAAAATCAAGAGGAGGCTCGAAACTCTGATAAGGAACGTGGATAATGCTGAGAAGAATATCAAGATAATGGATCATCAGAAAGTGGATGACTTAAACAGTGCTAATGGCAAATGA